A region from the Silene latifolia isolate original U9 population chromosome 7, ASM4854445v1, whole genome shotgun sequence genome encodes:
- the LOC141590554 gene encoding heat shock 70 kDa protein 4-like, translating into MLLSLSRPISLTYGVPHITVRFDINVNGILNVSAEVETRSQKKQLTITKENGRLSKREIEKMIQEAEKYKSDDEERMKKAEAKNALEKYAFSINNMVKNKQKKIEDAINQTLSWLDDNQLAKVDEFDNKRTELENICNRIIMENLKITVSLH; encoded by the coding sequence ATGTTGTTATCACTGTCCCGGCCCATTTCACTGACATATGGTGTTCCGCATATCACAGTGCGCTTTGACATCAACGTTAACGGCATCCTAAACGTTTCTGCTGAGGTTGAGACCCGCAGCCAAAAGAAACAGCTCACTATCACCAAGGAAAACGGTAGGCTCTCCAAGCGTGAGATAGAGAAGATGATCCAAGAGGCTGAGAAGTACAAGTCTGATGATGAAGAACGCATGAAGAAGGCTGAGGCCAAGAATGCCCTGGAGAAGTACGCTTTTAGCATTAATAACATGGTGAAGAATAAGCAGAAGAAGATTGAAGATGCCATTAACCAGACCCTTTCATGGCTTGATGATAACCAGCTTGCCAAGGTTGATGAGTTTGATAACAAGAGGACGGAACTCGAGAATATTTGCAACCGGATTATTATGGAAAACTTGAAAATTACGGTATCATTGCATTAA